One Leptolyngbya sp. 'hensonii' DNA segment encodes these proteins:
- the psbQ gene encoding photosystem II protein PsbQ, translating into MVRQRSFLSLILGLILVFVVSLNMPAMAAKKSTPTYTAAQLEQIQVYRSNLKAVSDRLPELVPMIEKRQWTDVRDFIHGPMGELRVRMNRLTRSLLPQEQAAATAAAREVFEHLIELDEAALAQSYSKMVRSYGETLRDLNAYFAAVAKG; encoded by the coding sequence ATGGTACGCCAACGGTCTTTCCTATCCTTGATTCTGGGCTTGATTCTGGTTTTCGTGGTCAGCTTGAATATGCCAGCGATGGCTGCCAAGAAATCGACACCAACCTATACAGCGGCCCAACTGGAACAGATTCAGGTTTATCGTTCTAACCTGAAGGCTGTCAGCGATCGCCTGCCAGAACTGGTCCCTATGATTGAAAAGCGCCAGTGGACAGATGTTCGTGATTTCATCCATGGACCAATGGGTGAATTGCGGGTACGGATGAATCGACTAACTCGGAGTTTGTTACCGCAGGAACAGGCTGCAGCCACTGCCGCAGCCAGGGAAGTCTTTGAGCATCTGATCGAGTTGGATGAAGCTGCGCTGGCCCAAAGCTATTCCAAGATGGTGCGTAGCTATGGTGAAACCCTGCGGGATCTGAACGCCTATTTTGCCGCCGTGGCAAAGGGCTAA
- a CDS encoding FAD-dependent oxidoreductase: MTHIVVIGCGVVGATIAYELSRNPDLSITVLDRHSPGLGSTGAALGVMVGILSQKVKGKAWAMRSASMRRYETLIPELEALTGQTIPYNRQGILKLCFAGDDLTAWKNLVEMRQTQGWRLELLEMARLQAEYPQLENDRLIGAVYSPHDRQLDPTALTLALVAAAAANGVLFRFDCTVQDFSAETGSVQQVQTDGETFLADWVVIAAGLGSFALTQALHQPVEVRPVLGQAVQIQFDHPLGDPDRQPAITGEDAHIVPVGGGAYWVGATVEFSANGSAPIAAAAALEEVLQRATAFCPGLARGTIVKTWSGLRPRPEGRPAPIVGALPTYKNVLLATGHYRNGILLAPATADYICQTILQQ, encoded by the coding sequence ATGACCCATATCGTTGTAATTGGTTGTGGCGTGGTTGGAGCCACGATCGCTTATGAGTTAAGCCGCAATCCAGATCTGAGCATCACAGTTCTGGATCGCCACTCCCCAGGGCTGGGTTCGACGGGGGCAGCTCTGGGAGTGATGGTGGGGATCCTTAGCCAGAAAGTGAAGGGAAAAGCCTGGGCGATGCGATCGGCCAGCATGCGCCGCTACGAAACCCTCATCCCTGAACTGGAAGCTTTGACAGGGCAAACCATTCCCTACAATCGCCAGGGCATTTTGAAACTTTGTTTTGCAGGGGATGATTTAACGGCCTGGAAAAACCTGGTGGAGATGCGGCAGACCCAGGGTTGGCGGCTGGAACTTCTGGAAATGGCCCGACTGCAGGCGGAATATCCACAGTTGGAGAACGATCGCCTGATTGGAGCTGTGTATTCTCCCCACGATCGTCAGCTCGATCCGACCGCTCTCACCCTGGCTCTGGTGGCAGCAGCAGCAGCCAATGGAGTCCTGTTTCGCTTTGATTGTACCGTACAGGATTTCTCAGCAGAAACTGGCTCGGTCCAGCAAGTGCAAACGGATGGGGAGACGTTTTTGGCAGACTGGGTGGTGATTGCAGCGGGTTTAGGATCGTTTGCCCTCACCCAAGCGCTGCATCAGCCAGTTGAGGTAAGGCCCGTCCTGGGGCAGGCGGTGCAAATACAGTTCGACCATCCCCTGGGGGACCCCGATCGCCAACCCGCCATTACCGGCGAGGATGCCCACATCGTTCCGGTAGGTGGAGGAGCCTATTGGGTCGGAGCCACGGTCGAATTCTCTGCCAATGGTTCAGCCCCGATCGCAGCTGCAGCCGCTCTGGAAGAGGTGCTGCAGCGGGCGACTGCCTTCTGTCCTGGACTGGCTAGAGGGACGATTGTCAAAACCTGGTCTGGGTTGCGACCCCGACCAGAGGGGCGTCCAGCACCGATCGTGGGTGCCCTTCCCACCTATAAGAATGTGCTCCTGGCCACTGGCCATTACCGCAATGGCATCCTGCTAGCACCCGCAACAGCAGACTATATTTGTCAGACAATTCTGCAACAGTAA